From the genome of Luteibacter rhizovicinus DSM 16549:
CTGGAGGGTGGATACGAAGTATCCGACCAAGGGTAGCGCGGCCGTGTGACGTTGGGTGGAATCCTCTCAGATCAGCGCACGCAGCCGCGAGCGGGTGAGCGGCCCGAAGCGCAGGCGTTCACAGAGTTCGTCGAGCGTGGCCGCTTCACCTTGACGGCGGCGTAGCGCATCGGCGGTCTCGGCCACCGCGATGTCGAGGGCGATCCGGGTCAGTCGGCGGCACATCAAGGCCTGCTCGGCGTGTTCGCGCAGGCGGGCCGCACAGGCGGCCGCACCGCGGATGCGCAGATACGGGACCTCATCGATCCGGTCCAGCACCGCGTCGAGGCTGCCGAAGTGGGCGAGCAGCGCCGCCGCCGTTTTTGCGCCTATGCCGGGTACGCCGGGGATGTTGTCGACGGCATCACCGCAGAGGGCGAGGTAGTCGGCCACCTGGTGCGGGTGAACGCCGAGCTTGTCGAACACGCCGCTCGGCCCCCAGCGGACGTTCTTGGCGAAATCCCACTGTTCGTCGTGCTCGCCCAGCAACTGGCCGAAGTCCTTGTCGGCCGAGACGATGACGCCGCGGAAGCCATGCGAACGCAGGCCCCACAACGCGCTGCCGATGAGGTCGTCGGCTTCGTACTGATGGTCGTTGAGCACGCTCAGGCCCAGGGCCGCGGATATTTCACGGCAGACCGAGAACTGGCGCACGAGCTGCGGCGGTGGCAGCTCGCGATTGGCCTTGTAGGCCGGGTAAATCGCGTTGCGGAACGACGTGGTGAGCGAGGCATCGAAGGCGACGGCGACATGCTCCGCGCGGCTACGCTCCAGCAGCTCGCACAGGAACCGCGTGAAGCCGTGCACGGCATTGACCGACTCGCCATCCTGGTCGTGGAACTCGTCCGGCATCGAATGCCAGGCGCGGAAGACGTAGAGACTGCCGTCGACCAGGTGGACGAGCGAATCGCCGCTCACGGCGACCACACGCTCACGATATCGTCGTAGGCCGGGCGATCCCGCTCGGGTGCGTCCATCGAGGGCGTGCCGATGTGCAGGAAGCCGATGACGTGTTCGTGCTTCTTCATCCCGAGCAGTTTGGCCACGCTGCGATCGTAGGCGGCCCAGCCGGTGAGCCACTGCGCGCCATAGCCGAGCGCCTGGGCGCCCAGCAGCACGTTGTACGCCACGCAGCCTGCGGTGAGGTTCTGTTCGAGCTCGGGCACCTTGCTCTCGTCGTCGATCTTTGCCGAGACGACGAGCACCAGCGGCGCGTGGTCGTAGCGCCTCAGTTCTTTCTCGCGCTTGGCCTCGGAGAGGTCGGGATTGGCCTCGATGGCGAGCTTTGCCAGTTCGGCGCCGAATTGCCGCTTGGCGTCGCCGCGCAGCACGCGGATCCGGAACGGCTCCAGCTTGCCGTGGTCCGGCACCCGGATCGCGGCTTCGAGCAGGCGCTTGAGGGCGGCATCGTCGGGCGCCGGTTCGCCGAGCTGGCGCGAGGGCACGGAGCGGCGACGGTCGAGGAGGTCCAGCGTGGTTTGCGTCATCCGCCCAGTTTAGCGGAACCGTCCGGCGGTGGCCCACGCTCGCCCGGCCTGTCGCCGCGAGGCGGCGGGGGCGGGAGGGCGTCGTTCGGCCCCATATTGTCGATGGCCTGGCGGCGCTGCTCGGGCGTCTGGTTGCGCCACTTCTCCATCAGCGCCTGTTTTTGCGCCGGGGAAAGGGTGCGGAACCGTTCGAAGGCGTCGTGCAGCTTGGCGCGCTGCTCCGGGCTGAGGTCCTGGAATTTCTGCTGGTTCTTGCGCGCTTCCGCGCGCTCTTCCGGCGTCATGTGCTGCCAGCGATCGATACGCTCGCGGATTTCGGCGCGGCGTTCCGGCGGAAGACCTTTCCAGCGCTGCGCCATTTCGAGCATGTGCGACTGCTTCCGGGCGGGGAAGCTGTCCCAGTCGTGCGCGACCGGGGACAGGATGTCCTTTTCATCAGGCGTCAGCTGGCTCCAGGGGCGCGGCGGCACCTGCGGCTGCTCGCTGGTAGGCCAGGCCCCGCCCGGCGGCGGACGATCCTGGGCCGTGGCGGCGAGAGGCGCAGCCAGGGCGAACACGGTGGCGATGATGAAGGGAACGCGGCGCATGGGGATCACTTATGGGCAGCGGACGGCTGCGTGTCGTTGTAGGCCAGCCAGCTGTAGAACTGCAGGTTCTGGTACAGGGCGGGATCGGCGCTGTCCGGGTCCGGCGGCAGATCGGTCGCCTCGGTATCCGCTGACTGCATGACCGCCGGCGGTGCCGCCGGAGGTGCCGCACCGGGCTGCCAGAGCATCAGCGACGCCAGCGCAACGACGGCGAAGGCGCCGGCGGGCAGCATCATGCGCCGCGCTGCGGATTCATGCGGTGCGGCCAGTGCCGTGCGGCGCGCTGCGCGCAGGCGGCCGGCCGTGGCCGGATCCACATCGCGGCTGGCGCGCAGGTAGAGTTCCCGGGCGCGACGTTCGAGGTCTCGATCGTGCTGGCTCATCGCCATGCCTCCAGTTGATCGCGCAGCGCATGCATCGCGCGCGAAAGGTGAGTCTTCACACTACCGTCGGAACAACCCATGACGGCTGCCGTTTCGGCCACGTCCAGGCCTTCCATGATGCGCAAGGTGAACGCCTCGCGCTGGCGCTGTGGCAACTTGCGCACCGCGACAACGATGTCGCCATAGGCTTGCGAGTCCTGCAGGCGGGCGGATGGGTCCGGACTGTCGTCGGCGGGCTCCCAGGCCGGAAGCTCGTCGCCGTCGTCGTCGCGGCCCCCGCCGATCCAGCCGACGATGATCGAGCGCACCTTGCGGCGGCGCTGCAGATCGACGATACGGCGGCGGAGGATGCCCCAGAACAGCGGGGTCCACTCGCCCGGTGGCTTGTCGGCGTAGTGACGGACCAGGCGCAACATCGCGTCCTGGACCGCATCCATGCCGTCTTCACGGTTACCCAGATGGATCTCGGCCATGCGCCAGGCGCGACGCTCGATAGCCGCCAGGAAGGCGTCCATGCTCGCGGGGACCTCGCGGACATCGTCGAGGGATGCGCTGTCGAGCGCGAGCGAGCCGTTCACGGCGCCCTTCGCTTCGTCGGTCTTGGCATCCTGATGCTCCATACAGCCTGAATCTCTCCGGTAAACGCGGTCGGCGACCGCCGGTTGACTGGTTCCGCACCCGCCATCTTCATGGGCCGGGCATTTACGGCCTATGAAGTCAGGAGCGCCCGGGTGGACGACGGCCGATCGGCCAGGCGACGAGGGCGGCGAGCAAGGCGCCGGCGACGTAGAGAAACAGGTCCCAGGGGCCTTGGGCCAGGCGCGCCAGTTCGAGGAGCATGCCCGCCCCGGCGTCATGGATGGCCTGGCCGAAGCCGATACCCATCATCCCCGAGATGGTCGCCGCCGCCACCAGGCAGGCGGTATAGGCCGATGCGAGCAGGGTGGCGAGCGCGGCCAGGGCCGAGCCCAGTCCACGCTCGATGCCCAGCCAGCGCCGGACCACGATACCCAGCACCCAGCCCACCGGAAGCACCAGCGCGGGCAGGGCGCGGCCGAACATCATCGACGGCACCATCCAGACGGCACCGGCGGCGAATCCGAACGCGGCGGCGCAAAAGGCGCCAAAGAGGAGGCCGGGGAGGCGGCGGAAACGCTCAGCCGGCATGGTGTTCCTTCCGATGGCGCATGGGATCCGGGGTCGGGCAAAGGGGGGCAATGATAGCGGGCCGGCGGCCGGCGCGCTCTTGAGGCGGTCGGCCATCGCCCCGATCTACCCTGCAGGATGGTTACCGTCGGCTCCCGGCGGGCGCATAATCGACGACTTTGCGGCCGCGGCGCGGCCTTTACAGGACAGCAATGAGCGGTTTCAGCCTTAGCAGCGAACCTTTCACCCTCGAGCGCGACTGCCAGGCGGTCATGGTGCCCCAGGGCGAGACGGTGACGCTTCCGGCCGGCCAGATCGGCTACATCACCCAGGCCCTGGGTGGCAGCTTCACTGTGTATGTGGAAGGCAACCTGTTCCGCATTGCCGGCGGCGATGCCGACGCGCTCGGCAAGGAGCCGCCCCGCCCGATCGAACTGGAAGACGGCGCCTCCGACGACGAGGTCGAGAAGCTGGTCTGGCAGCAGTTGCGTACCTGCTTCGATCCCGAGATTCCGATCAACGTGGTGGAGCTGGGCCTGGTCTACGACGTCAGCCTGGAATCCAGCGACGAAGGCGTCCGCAAGGCCTACGTGAAGATGACCCTGACCGCGCCCGGCTGCGGCATGGGCGACATCCTCGTCGACGATGTGCGCACCAAGCTCGAACTTATCCCGACAGTCGCCGAAGCGGATGTCGACCTCGTCTTCGATCCGCCCTGGAACCATTCGATGATGTCGGACGCGGCCAAGCTCGAGACCGGCATGCTCTGAGCGGGCGTCAGGCGACCGGGGATACCGCGATATCGGCTTCCAGCGAGGCTTCATAGAGCGCCACGGTCCGGATGTTCACCGGTGACCAGTAGCAGGCCGGCACACGGTCGCCGGCGACCTGCACGTGCAAACCAAAATGCGCGTCGAGTTCCAGGCTGCGGATGGTCGCGACGATATCGTCCCGGTGCGGGGCAAGCACGGCCAGCAGCTGGCTGAGGGCATCGTCGAGCGAATACGTTCGTTGCTCGGGCAGGTCCACGCACCAGCCGTGGCTGCGACGCTGCAAGGTATCCCCCTCCGTTTCCCCGCGCTGCCAGCACCGGGCACCTGCCACGCCCAGTTCGTCGAGCAGGTGATCGAGGGTATGCCGCTCCGATGTGAGCCGGAATGAGGCACGTACCGAGGGGGTCATGTGGCGGAGGTCGAGGTCGATATCGGTCGGCTGCGTCATGGCGTTCATCTTCGCAAGTTCGTGTAATGGATCCGTGCGTCGCTTCGCGGTTCCGGCGGTTTCCTAGGGAAATCCCTAGGTAGTCGACCGCGAGAACTTGCGTTAGGTTGACAAGGACTTTCGGCAGGGGGGCCGAAGGTTGCAACGGGCATCGCGCTTCGGCGCGTCAATCATATCGTTCGGAATGTGGTCCACACGACCGCAATGGGTTCGTGTGGCCTGTTCCTGGAGGAGGAACGTAATGGCAAGTCATGTTCGCTTGAAACTCCTGGTCGCTTCGCTGGCCGTCGCCACCTGTTCCGTCGCTTCGGCGGCTACCGAACAGGCGCTGCGCGCGCAGAGTCTGGGAGCCATCCCCGCCAGCCAGCTGGCCGCAAAGCTCGGCCTCTCCGCCGATAACGCCTTCGTCGCCAGGAACGCGCTACCGACCGTCAGGGGTACGCAGACCGTTCGCATGCAGCAGACCTTCAAGGGCGTGCCTGTCTTCGGCCGGAGTATCGCCGTGGAGCAGGATGCCCAGGGTAACTCGCTGGTCGCCAACGGGGTGGTCACGTCCGATCTGCAGGTCGACCTGGCGTCGGTGACGCCGAAGATCGACGCGGCTCGCGCGGTGGCGCTGCTTGGCAAGCAGGCGACGGCACTGGCCGGTGCGGTGGCCAAACCCGAGAACGCCAAGGCGGATCTCTACGTCTATCCCGGTGATGGTGTCCCGGCACGCCTGGTTTACCTCACGTCGTTCTTCTCCGGAGGCGACCATCCGACGCGTCCCACGGCACTGATCGACGCCAACACGGGCGCGATCATCGAGCAGTGGGATGGCCTGACCTATGCCGAAGTGAACGCCACCGGTCCTGGCGGCAATCAGAAGACCGGCCAGTACACCTGGGGTGCCGGCGGTAAACCCGCCTTGATCGTGACGCAGTCGGGTAACACCTGTACGGCGCAGAACACGAACGTGAAGACATACAACCTCAACCACCTCACGTCCGGTGCCGGCACGTTGTGGAGTTTCACCTGTTTCAATTCCACCGGTGACGCGATCAACGGCGCCTACGGACCGATCAACGACGCCCATCACTTCGGTGGCGTGGTGCACGACATGTACACCGCGTACACCGGTGCGGCACCGCTGAACCAGGTGCTGGTGATGAAGGTGCATTACGGTAACAGCTACGAAAATGCGTTCTGGGACGGCAGCTCGATGAACTTCGGCGACGGTGCCAACACGTTCTATCCGCTGGTGGCCCTGGACGTGACTTCCCACGAAATCAGCCACGGTTACACCGAGCAGCATTCGAACCTGACCTATAGCGGCCAGTCCGGCGGCATGAACGAAGCCTATTCGGACATCGCCGGCGAAGCGGCCGAGTATTACGACCGCGGCACCAATGACTTCCTCGTCGGTGCGGATATCGTCAAGGCCAGTGCCGGAATCGGCACCGCACTGCGTTACATGTGCAATCCGCCGCAGGACGGTGGCTCGATCGGCAACGCTTCCGATTACACCAGTGGCCTCGACGTGCATTACTCGTCCGGCGTCTACAACAAGGCCTTCTGCCTGCTGGCGAAGACGACCGGTTGGGACACGGTGAAAGCCTTTAAGGTATTCGCTCGCGCGAACGCCTTGTACTGGACGGCGAGCTCCACGTTCAACAGTGGCTCGTGCGGCGTCGCCAGCGCGGCGACCGACCTGGGCTTCTCGGCCACGGATGTCGCCTCGGCGTTTACCGGCGTCGGCGTCACCTGCTCGACGGGTGGCGGCGGTGGTGGTGCCTTGACCAATGGCGTCGCCAAGACGGGGCTCGCCGGCAGCACCGGCCAGGAGCTCAGCTACACCGTGGTGGTCGCGGCTGGCGCCAAGAACCTCGTCATCGCCACGAGCGGCGGCACGGGTGACGCGGATCTCTACGTGAAGTTCGGTTCCGCTCCGACCACGTCGAGCTACAACTGCCGTCCGTACAAGGCAGGCAATGCCGAGTCGTGCACCTTCGCGACGACCCAGGCTGGCACGTACTACGTCAAGGTCCGCGGCTACTCCGCTTTCTCGGGTGTGTCGTTGAAGGCTACCTGGACGCCGTAAGCGTCTGATCGTGTGTTCCCTGAGGCCCGGCGGCGACGCCGGGCCTTCTTTGTGGGGAAAAACTGACGCAAGTCCGGCGTCATTCGCACGCGGGTAGTCGGGGCGTTGCGAATGTTTGTGATGGCAGGTGTCTTCTAGTTTGTTTCGACCGGCGCATCGAAGCGCTCTGTCGAAGGAAAGCGTCATGTCGAAATGCTCGGGTTCGCCCCTTGCCGTCGTTGCCCTGTGCCTTTCGGTAAGCACGCCCGTCGTGGCCTCGGACGGAACGACGACCCGCTACATCGTCCACTTCGAGGACGTCCTGGTCGAGAAGGCCATGGCAGACGAGGCGGCGCCCGCCACGATGTCGCGCCCTTCGCCTTCGCCTTCGCCTTCGCCTTCGTGGCATCGGGGTCGTCTTGCGACGGGTGGTGAAGTCATGGAACTTACCGCCGCCGAGGCCGACGCCGTGGCGGCGTCGGCGGGTGTCGTCGCGGTTGAGGAAGATCGCATGGTCACCCCGGCGGGCGGCATCGTCGATTCGCTCTGGCGGCGCCAGTGGTATATGCACGATCCGAAGGTCGGTATCGATGCAACGGTCGCATGGGTCGATACGCGCGGCGACGGAGCGGTGGTCGCCGTATTGGATACGGGCATCACGGCGCACCCGGAATTCGACGGCCAGCTGCTTCCCGGCTACGACTTCATCACCGATGCGCAAGGGGCGCGCGATGGCGACGCGCGCGACGCCGACCCTACCGACGAGGGCGACTGGACCGAGCCTGGGGACTGCGGATCGAGCCGGAGTGAGCCTTCGACGTGGCATGGGACGCATGTCGCGGGCATCGTCGTCGCGAGGGCCGGCAATGTACAGGGTATCGTTGGCGTGGCACCCGAGGCCAAACTCGTCCCGGTGCGCGTCATGGGCCACTGTGGCGGCAGACTTTCCGATGTGGCGGATGCCATCGTGTGGGCTTCCGGCGGTGAAGTGGCCGGCATACCCAGCAGGCCCCCCGTCGACGTCATCAACCTCAGCCTGCGCCTGCACGGCGCCTGCGGCGTGGCCATGCGGCGCGCCATCGAACAGGCGCGCAGCCGGGGCACCGCCGTGGTGGCGGCCGCAGGTAACGATTCGATCCTGGCTTCCACCGTGTCGCCGGCAAATTGCCCGGGCGTCATTTCAGTCGCCGCGCTCAATCGCGACGGCGGCATGGCGTGGTACTCGAACTACGGCGACGGCGTCACGGTGGCCGCGCCGGGCGGCTCACTCGGGCAGTTCGGCAGCGACGACATCGTTTCGTCGGTCGACGCGGGCGCGCGTACCCGCCAACGGCCCATCTTCAAGTACTACGCGGGCACATCGATGGCGGCGCCACAGGTCGCCGGCCTGGTCGCGCTCATGCGGTCGGCCGATCCGCTCATCGGCGTGGACGAGATCACGACGCAGCTGGTCGACAACGCCAGGCCGCTGCCTGGTCCCTGCCCGAAAGGTTGCGGAGCAGGGCTGATCGATGCGGGAGCGACGGTCGACGCGGTGGTCGAGGATCGGGTGCTCCCCCGCCCCGGCACGTGAATGGCCGATCCGGGGGCGTCAAATCGCTTCGAAGCGATTCGCGTCGCGATTCTTGCGTACGGTGGCCGGGTCCCATACGCGGCCGTTCATGGCGATGTACACACCATCGTCCAGCGATTGCACCGCGCCGACGGCGCAGCCAATGTTGAACACGGCGTCGGAGCCCTGGAAACGCGCTGGGTTCAATGCGCCGGTCAGGACGATGACCTTGCCGGGGATGCCAGCCAGCACGCGCGCCGTCTCGACCATCGTGTCGGTGCCGTGGGTGACCAGCACGTGGCGGTGCGGTTGGGCTTCGATCGTGCTGCGCATCAGCGTGCGATCTTCGTCCGTCACATGCAGGCTGTCCTTGCGCAGGATCGGAATCACGTCGAAGCGGAACGCGACGCCGAGCTGCTGGAGGATATCGGCGATCTGCGGGCTACCGATCTGGTAGTCCGATTTGTCGTCGAAGTAGACCTTGTCGATCGTGCCGCCGGTGGTAACGATGGTGAGCTGCTGCATGTCAGACCTGGGAAGCCGGGTAACGCGGGGCAGCCATTCTACCGCGTGACCGGGCCGGTCATGGGCAGTACGTCGGTCGCGAGCAGGATGTCCTCCTCGTTATCCGGCAGAGCCAGCCTGTCGAGGCCGCGAGCGATGAAGCGCCGGGCGGCTGCCGAGGCCCGTGTGTCGCCGCTCGCGCTCGACCATCCCGCCGAGCGCACCAGCAAGGCCGCCGCCATCGTGCGCGCCAGAGTGTAGGCGACGCCCCGCGCAGAGGCTTCGAGCGAGGCGCGGTCCGCGACGACGTCGCCGAGCAGGGCCTCGGTGGCGTCGAGGGCGACGTTGATCGGCGTCCGCTCGGCGGCGCCAGGATCCACCAGTGCATCGATGGCGACCCGCAACGGTGCGATGCCGGTGCTGCCGATGGCGCGCAGCATGTCGAGCGAGAGGACATTGGTCGTGCCCTCCCAGATGGCGTAGACCTGGGCATCGCGCAACAACTGCGGTAGGCCCGTGTCCTCGATGTAACCGGCGCCACCGAAGCATTCGAGCGCTTCGGAAACGACGCGGATCGATACTTTCGCCGTCCACAGCTTGGCCAGCGGCGTGAGCAGGCGAAGCAGGGCGGCCTCGTGCGCGGCGCCTTCTCCGTGCTCGGTGCGACCCAGCAACTCGGCGACGAAGAAGGTGAGCGAGAAGGCGGCTTCGAACTCGGCCTGCATGTCGGCCAGTGTGCGGGCATGTAGCGGATGGTCGATCAGGCGCGCTCCGAACGCGCTGCGCCGTGTGGCGTAGTCGCGCGCGAGCGAAATGGCACGGGCCATGCTCGCCACGGCGCACACGGCGTTCCAGGTCCGGGTGACATTGAGCATCGGCGCGATCTGGCGCACGCCGTGGTCGAGGGATCCCACCGGCGTCGCGGGCAAACCGTCGAGATGGATCTCCGCCGTCGGCAGTTCATGGGTGCCGAGTTTCTTTTTCAGGCGATCGATCGTGATACCGCGCCATGCTCCCCGATCATCCCTGGTTTCCACGTAGAACAAGGCGAGTGCCGATGTGCCGTGACCCGCGCCGTCAGGCCGGGCCAGGGCCAGGGCGGCTTCGCCGACCACGGCCGAGCTGAACCACTTGCGGCCGTACAGGCGCCACTGGCCGTCGGCGTCCTGTCGGGCAACGGTTTCCGTGCGGCCGACATCGGAGCCGCCCGGCGTTTCGGTCATCCACTGTCCGGACAGCCAGAACGTCGCGGCATCTCGGCTGAGGAAATGCGGTAGCGCGCGTTCGATCAGTGCGCGGTTGCCCGAGGCGCGAATCGCCGTGGCGGCGCCGTCGGTCATGGCCAGCGGGCAGCAATAGAACTCGCTGGCGATGTGATACAGGTAAACACGTGCGAACTCTTCCACGCGCGCCCAGGGCGACGCGTCATGACCGGAAGCGAGCACGGCATGGCGGGTGGTGACGCCGGGACCTTCTTCCCATGCGGGTGTGAGAGCGATGCGATCCACGCGGACGCCCCACGCATCCCACGAGGTGAGGATGGGTTCGGTGCGCGGTGTGCGGCCGCGTCGATCCCAGGCCATGACCGCGTAATCGCCGAGGGCGTCGAGGTCGGCACGGATCGCGTCGAGCCGTTCGGCGGGCAGGACACGGCCGAGCCATGCGGTCAGTACACGGTCGTTGCGATAGGGGTGCGCCAGTCGAGGCGCGTCCTGCAGAAAAGCCATCGTGGCATCCTCTCCGTCGGTCAGCGGGCCTAGCGTGCACCGATGACTTTGCAGAGTCCATCGACTAGCGCCGCCGGCGAACACCCACGCCGAGCGTGCCGATGAGCAGCAGGGTCAGCACGAGCTCGATCACACCGAGCCAGCGGTCGGGCCCGCCACTCCACGTCTCGGTGACGCCATGGCAGAAATAGAACAGCGCCAGCACGCCGACCCAGAGCAGGGCGCGTGTCACCCGCGGCAGCGATAGCAGGGGCAGGAGCAGTGGCGGTACGGTGATCGCGAAGGCGACCCAGGTCGGGATCGATACCGGCGGATACAGCGAGTACCACAGCACCTGGAGCAGGAAGAGGCCGCCCCATGCCCACAGCCCGGTCTTTTGCGTGCCAGTGAGGGGCACGCTCATGCGGGCGTCGCCAGCCGCCGCGCCACGTCGGCCAGTCGACGTCCCAGCGCGCGGGCGAGCTCCCGCTCGTGCTCGCTGATGGTGTTGTCCCCGCGACCGCCGGCCACGTGACTGGCGCCATAGGGCGTGCCGCCGCTGGTCGTGCTGGTCAGCGCGGGCTCGGTGTACGGAATGCCGACGATCAGCATGCCATGGTGGAGCAAGGGCAGGGCCATCGACAGCAAGGTGGCTTCCTGGCCACCGTGCATCGTGCTGGTCGAGGTGAACAGGGCGGCTGGCTTGCCGGCCAGCGCGCCGGAGGCCCATTCCGCACCGGTGGTATCGAGAAAATACTTCAACGGCGCGGCCATGTTGCCGAAACGCGTGGGGCTGCCCATGGCCACACCCACGCACTCGAGCAGATCGGCGCGGGATACGTAAGGAGCACCCTCGTCCGGCTCGGGCGGCATGGCGATTTCGGTCACCGGCGCCACCGGCGGCACCTGGCGCAGGCGTGCCCGCATGCCCGGTACTTCCTCGATCCCGCGGGCAATGAGGCGTGCGAGCTGGGCCGTGTGGCCGCTACGGCTGTAGTAGAGTACGAGGACGTCGTGGGACATGGATGGGCGCCTGTGCGAAGGCGCTAGTCTCGCAGAACTGCCACACGTTCCCAATGTTTCGGGACAGGATTAAGGACAGACATGCCGCCGCTTCGCTTCGACCGCGACCGCGCCCTGAGCTTCACCCGCTTCACGTGGCTGCGCTTCGTCGACGATAAATGCTTCGAGACGGCCGGTGCGCTGTCGTACACGACGCTCGTCTCGCTCGTGCCGCTGACCGTTGCCGTGTTCGCCATTCTCTCGGCGTTCCCGGTGTTCGCCGAGTGGCGCGGCAGCCTGGCCAACTATGCGTTCCAGAACTTCGTGCCGGCCACGGGCATCAAGATCCAGGAGTACATGCTGGCCTTCGCCGACAAGGCCAGCCAGCTGACCGGCATCTCCATCCTGGTCATGCTGTTCAGCGCGGTGTCGATGATGATCAGCATTGAAGACCGCATGAACCGCATCTGGCGGGTGCGCAAGCCGCGAGGGTGGACGTCGCGTCTTTTGCTCTACTGGGCGGCACTCACCCTCGGACCCATCCTCGTCGTCGGCAGCCTGGTGCTCACCTCGTACATCACCGCGTTCCCGATGCTGCATGCGGCCGCGGACCAGATCGCCACGCAGAGCCGTCTGCTCAATTTCCTGCCGTTCGTCATCACCTTCGTCACCCTGGTGCTGATGTACACCATGGTGCCCAACCGCCGGGTCGACTGGCGGCACGCCGGCATCGGTGCGCTGCTGGGCGCGATCCTGTTCGAGATCGCGCGCTGGGGCTTCACGCTGTTCATCCGTAACGCGCCGACGTACGAAGAAATCTACGGCGCGCTCGCGGCGATCCCCATTTTCCTGCTGTGGATCTACCTCTCCTGGATCATCGTGATCCTCGGTGCGTCGATCGCCGCCTCGATTTCCGCGTTCGAATACACCATGCCGCAGGAAGCCTTGCCCGAAGGGGCGGAGTTCATCGGCTTGCTGGTGGTGCTGCAGCATTTCGTCGAGGCGCAGCGCGCCGGTGATAGCGTGGATCCCGCCACGGTTCGCGTCCGTGCCCCGTACCTGCCGTCGAGCGCGATCACCTGCTACTTCGACGATCTCCAGCGCGCGGACATGATCCAGCGCGGCGAAGCCGGTGGCTGGCTGCTCACCCGCAGCCTGGATTGCACCGAGCTGCTTCGCGTGTACCGTTGCACGTCGTATCGCCTGCCGCTGCATCCGCGCGAGCAGGTGGAACGCCTCGGCATCTATCTCCCCACCGAGCTGCTCGTGCTGCTCGATCACCTTGCCGCCGCGCTGGACGCGACGCTGGGTGCGCGGCTCGACCAGCTCTTTCCCCCCGCTGTCGTCAGTGTTTCCATCGAGGACTCTCCCGCATGATTCGCCGCTTTCTCGCCGTCGCTCTCGCCGCGCTCGTACTCACGGGTCCCGCGGTCGCTGTCGCGGCCGCCACGCCCGATCTGAAAGTCACCACCCTGGACGGCAAGCCGTTCGATCTCGCCGC
Proteins encoded in this window:
- a CDS encoding asparaginase domain-containing protein — encoded protein: MQQLTIVTTGGTIDKVYFDDKSDYQIGSPQIADILQQLGVAFRFDVIPILRKDSLHVTDEDRTLMRSTIEAQPHRHVLVTHGTDTMVETARVLAGIPGKVIVLTGALNPARFQGSDAVFNIGCAVGAVQSLDDGVYIAMNGRVWDPATVRKNRDANRFEAI
- a CDS encoding RNA polymerase sigma factor, which encodes MEHQDAKTDEAKGAVNGSLALDSASLDDVREVPASMDAFLAAIERRAWRMAEIHLGNREDGMDAVQDAMLRLVRHYADKPPGEWTPLFWGILRRRIVDLQRRRKVRSIIVGWIGGGRDDDGDELPAWEPADDSPDPSARLQDSQAYGDIVVAVRKLPQRQREAFTLRIMEGLDVAETAAVMGCSDGSVKTHLSRAMHALRDQLEAWR
- a CDS encoding M4 family metallopeptidase is translated as MASHVRLKLLVASLAVATCSVASAATEQALRAQSLGAIPASQLAAKLGLSADNAFVARNALPTVRGTQTVRMQQTFKGVPVFGRSIAVEQDAQGNSLVANGVVTSDLQVDLASVTPKIDAARAVALLGKQATALAGAVAKPENAKADLYVYPGDGVPARLVYLTSFFSGGDHPTRPTALIDANTGAIIEQWDGLTYAEVNATGPGGNQKTGQYTWGAGGKPALIVTQSGNTCTAQNTNVKTYNLNHLTSGAGTLWSFTCFNSTGDAINGAYGPINDAHHFGGVVHDMYTAYTGAAPLNQVLVMKVHYGNSYENAFWDGSSMNFGDGANTFYPLVALDVTSHEISHGYTEQHSNLTYSGQSGGMNEAYSDIAGEAAEYYDRGTNDFLVGADIVKASAGIGTALRYMCNPPQDGGSIGNASDYTSGLDVHYSSGVYNKAFCLLAKTTGWDTVKAFKVFARANALYWTASSTFNSGSCGVASAATDLGFSATDVASAFTGVGVTCSTGGGGGGALTNGVAKTGLAGSTGQELSYTVVVAAGAKNLVIATSGGTGDADLYVKFGSAPTTSSYNCRPYKAGNAESCTFATTQAGTYYVKVRGYSAFSGVSLKATWTP
- a CDS encoding nitroreductase family protein: MTQTTLDLLDRRRSVPSRQLGEPAPDDAALKRLLEAAIRVPDHGKLEPFRIRVLRGDAKRQFGAELAKLAIEANPDLSEAKREKELRRYDHAPLVLVVSAKIDDESKVPELEQNLTAGCVAYNVLLGAQALGYGAQWLTGWAAYDRSVAKLLGMKKHEHVIGFLHIGTPSMDAPERDRPAYDDIVSVWSP
- a CDS encoding 5'-3' exonuclease gives rise to the protein MPDEFHDQDGESVNAVHGFTRFLCELLERSRAEHVAVAFDASLTTSFRNAIYPAYKANRELPPPQLVRQFSVCREISAALGLSVLNDHQYEADDLIGSALWGLRSHGFRGVIVSADKDFGQLLGEHDEQWDFAKNVRWGPSGVFDKLGVHPHQVADYLALCGDAVDNIPGVPGIGAKTAAALLAHFGSLDAVLDRIDEVPYLRIRGAAACAARLREHAEQALMCRRLTRIALDIAVAETADALRRRQGEAATLDELCERLRFGPLTRSRLRALI
- the sufT gene encoding putative Fe-S cluster assembly protein SufT, translating into MSGFSLSSEPFTLERDCQAVMVPQGETVTLPAGQIGYITQALGGSFTVYVEGNLFRIAGGDADALGKEPPRPIELEDGASDDEVEKLVWQQLRTCFDPEIPINVVELGLVYDVSLESSDEGVRKAYVKMTLTAPGCGMGDILVDDVRTKLELIPTVAEADVDLVFDPPWNHSMMSDAAKLETGML
- a CDS encoding DUF4279 domain-containing protein encodes the protein MNAMTQPTDIDLDLRHMTPSVRASFRLTSERHTLDHLLDELGVAGARCWQRGETEGDTLQRRSHGWCVDLPEQRTYSLDDALSQLLAVLAPHRDDIVATIRSLELDAHFGLHVQVAGDRVPACYWSPVNIRTVALYEASLEADIAVSPVA
- a CDS encoding S8 family peptidase is translated as MSKCSGSPLAVVALCLSVSTPVVASDGTTTRYIVHFEDVLVEKAMADEAAPATMSRPSPSPSPSPSWHRGRLATGGEVMELTAAEADAVAASAGVVAVEEDRMVTPAGGIVDSLWRRQWYMHDPKVGIDATVAWVDTRGDGAVVAVLDTGITAHPEFDGQLLPGYDFITDAQGARDGDARDADPTDEGDWTEPGDCGSSRSEPSTWHGTHVAGIVVARAGNVQGIVGVAPEAKLVPVRVMGHCGGRLSDVADAIVWASGGEVAGIPSRPPVDVINLSLRLHGACGVAMRRAIEQARSRGTAVVAAAGNDSILASTVSPANCPGVISVAALNRDGGMAWYSNYGDGVTVAAPGGSLGQFGSDDIVSSVDAGARTRQRPIFKYYAGTSMAAPQVAGLVALMRSADPLIGVDEITTQLVDNARPLPGPCPKGCGAGLIDAGATVDAVVEDRVLPRPGT
- a CDS encoding DUF3106 domain-containing protein, which produces MRRVPFIIATVFALAAPLAATAQDRPPPGGAWPTSEQPQVPPRPWSQLTPDEKDILSPVAHDWDSFPARKQSHMLEMAQRWKGLPPERRAEIRERIDRWQHMTPEERAEARKNQQKFQDLSPEQRAKLHDAFERFRTLSPAQKQALMEKWRNQTPEQRRQAIDNMGPNDALPPPPPRGDRPGERGPPPDGSAKLGG